Proteins from one Mycobacterium sp. HUMS_12744610 genomic window:
- a CDS encoding calcium:proton antiporter yields the protein MSKRVSWTVAVPLFAIVALALSWGEDIGPALALLLAVFLIGAVLAAVNHAEVVAHRVGEPFGSLVLATAVTTIELALIVTLMASGGHETSTLARDTVFAALMITTNGIAGLSLLLGSHRYGVTLFHAEGSGAALATLTTLATLSLALPSFTTTQGGQEFSPGQLAFAAVASLGLYLLFVFTQNVRHRDFFLPVTQKGQKSFFEDGSHAEPPSTAAALRSLGLLLVALVAVVGLAEGESPTIERLVSAAGFPQSFVGVVIAALVLLPETLAAARAARQGRIQTSLNLAYGSALASIGLTIPAIALASIWFEGPLLLGLGATQLVLLALTVVISVLTVVPGRATRLQGEVHLVLLAAYVFLSVIP from the coding sequence ATGTCTAAACGCGTGTCGTGGACGGTGGCCGTACCCCTGTTCGCCATCGTCGCGCTCGCGCTGAGTTGGGGCGAGGACATCGGGCCGGCACTGGCCCTGCTCCTGGCGGTGTTCCTGATCGGCGCCGTGCTGGCTGCCGTCAACCACGCGGAGGTGGTCGCGCACCGGGTCGGCGAGCCGTTCGGGTCGCTGGTGCTGGCCACGGCGGTGACGACGATCGAGCTGGCGCTGATCGTCACGCTCATGGCCTCCGGCGGGCACGAGACCTCGACGCTGGCCCGCGACACCGTGTTCGCCGCGCTGATGATCACCACCAACGGGATCGCGGGCCTGTCGCTGTTGCTCGGTTCGCACCGCTACGGCGTGACCCTGTTCCACGCCGAGGGCAGCGGCGCGGCGCTGGCCACGCTCACCACGCTGGCCACGCTGAGCCTGGCGCTGCCCTCGTTCACCACGACCCAAGGCGGACAGGAGTTCTCGCCCGGCCAGCTGGCGTTCGCCGCGGTCGCCTCGCTGGGGCTCTACCTGCTGTTCGTCTTCACGCAGAACGTGCGGCACCGGGACTTCTTCCTGCCGGTCACGCAGAAGGGCCAGAAGAGCTTCTTCGAGGACGGGAGCCACGCCGAGCCGCCGAGCACCGCCGCCGCGCTGCGCAGCCTGGGGTTGTTGCTGGTGGCGCTGGTCGCGGTGGTGGGGCTGGCCGAGGGGGAGTCGCCGACGATCGAACGCCTGGTATCGGCGGCCGGTTTCCCGCAGTCGTTCGTCGGGGTGGTGATCGCCGCGCTGGTGCTGCTCCCCGAGACGCTCGCGGCGGCGCGGGCGGCGCGGCAGGGCCGCATCCAGACCAGCCTGAACCTGGCCTACGGCTCGGCGCTGGCCAGCATCGGGCTCACCATCCCGGCCATCGCGCTGGCCTCGATCTGGTTCGAGGGGCCGCTGCTGCTGGGCCTGGGCGCCACCCAGCTGGTCCTGCTCGCGCTGACCGTGGTGATCAGCGTGCTCACCGTGGTGCCCGGACGGGCCACCCGGCTGCAGGGCGAGGTACACCTGGTGCTGCTGGCCGCCTACGTGTTCCTGTCGGTCATCCCGTGA
- a CDS encoding class I SAM-dependent methyltransferase: MGEQSIWMQKVAANPEHSHWYVERFRSMARAGEDLAGEARFVDAMVPRSARVLDAGCGPGRLCGYLAAAGHHVVGVDVDPVLIAAAEQDHPGPRYLVGDLAELDLPARGIAEPFDVIVLAGNVMAFLAPTTRGRVLSRVRAHLGRDGRAVIGFGAGRDYAFGQFLDDAAAAGLAPDLLLSTWDLRPFRDDSDFLVAVLRPA, translated from the coding sequence ATGGGCGAGCAAAGCATCTGGATGCAGAAGGTCGCGGCGAACCCCGAGCACTCGCACTGGTATGTGGAGCGTTTCCGTTCCATGGCCCGCGCCGGTGAGGACCTGGCCGGCGAGGCCCGGTTCGTCGATGCGATGGTGCCGCGCAGCGCCCGCGTCCTGGACGCCGGGTGCGGGCCCGGGCGACTCTGCGGGTACCTGGCCGCCGCCGGCCATCACGTCGTCGGCGTCGACGTGGACCCGGTGCTGATCGCGGCGGCCGAGCAGGATCATCCCGGACCCCGCTATCTCGTCGGCGACCTCGCCGAACTCGACCTGCCCGCGCGCGGTATCGCCGAGCCGTTCGACGTCATCGTCCTGGCCGGCAACGTCATGGCGTTCCTTGCCCCCACCACGCGGGGCCGCGTGCTGAGCCGGGTGCGTGCCCACCTCGGCCGCGACGGCCGCGCGGTGATCGGCTTCGGCGCCGGGCGCGACTACGCGTTCGGTCAGTTCCTCGACGACGCGGCGGCCGCCGGCCTGGCGCCCGACCTGCTGCTGTCCACCTGGGATCTGCGGCCCTTCCGCGACGACTCCGACTTCCTCGTCGCGGTCCTGCGGCCCGCGTAG
- a CDS encoding serine/threonine-protein kinase, translating into MPNSDGLAEGDVFAGYTIVRRLGAGGMGQVYLAQHPRLPRRDALKILPGDLTDNLEFRQRFNREADLAASLYHEHIVGIHDRGEYEGQLWISMDYVEGTDAAQLLRRDYPAGMPKTDVVQIISAVADALDYAHSRGLLHRDVKPANILLGTAGPRRRILLGDFGIARELGEISGLTATNMLVGTTAYCAPEQLRGADVDPRADQYALGCTAFNLLAGSAPFAHSNPAVVIGHHLSTPPPRLGERRPALAELDAVIARAMAKNPDERFATCGEFATALAGQPATAPAPLTGRADAVAAPTPVIARPPEPTPKTRGGRPGAVTVVAAVVAVALVGVAVVVGINLLGGKSRPPAAGTPSPSAAAPGGAVAAPPPAPVPSAAPTITLSTQITDQSGVLGPVERAAVDRALTRLYNGRGTRLWVVYVKDFGGLRSFRWAENAVRANGLGDSDALLAIATDEPSYSFRVPGALANGTAIDVEKIRRDRIGPAVYHREWARAAIAAANGLEGVPG; encoded by the coding sequence ATGCCGAACAGCGACGGCCTTGCCGAAGGGGACGTGTTCGCCGGGTACACCATCGTTCGGCGTCTGGGTGCCGGCGGGATGGGCCAGGTGTATCTGGCGCAGCACCCCCGATTGCCCCGCCGCGACGCCCTGAAGATCCTACCCGGCGACCTGACCGACAACCTCGAGTTCCGCCAGCGCTTCAACCGGGAGGCCGACCTGGCCGCCAGCCTCTACCACGAGCACATCGTCGGCATCCACGACCGCGGCGAATACGAAGGGCAGCTTTGGATCTCGATGGACTACGTCGAGGGCACCGACGCCGCCCAGCTGCTGCGCCGCGACTATCCGGCCGGGATGCCGAAAACCGATGTGGTGCAGATCATCTCGGCTGTCGCCGATGCGCTCGACTACGCCCACTCCCGCGGGTTGCTGCATCGCGACGTCAAGCCCGCCAATATCCTGCTGGGCACCGCCGGCCCGCGCCGGCGCATCCTGCTCGGCGATTTCGGCATCGCGCGCGAGCTCGGCGAGATCAGCGGGCTGACCGCCACGAACATGCTGGTGGGTACGACCGCCTACTGTGCGCCCGAGCAGCTGCGCGGCGCCGACGTCGACCCGCGTGCCGACCAGTACGCGCTCGGCTGCACCGCGTTCAACCTGCTCGCCGGGTCCGCGCCGTTCGCGCACTCCAACCCGGCGGTGGTGATCGGCCATCACCTGTCGACGCCGCCGCCCCGCCTCGGCGAACGGCGCCCGGCACTGGCCGAGCTCGACGCGGTCATCGCCAGGGCGATGGCCAAGAACCCCGACGAGCGCTTCGCCACCTGCGGGGAGTTCGCGACGGCACTGGCCGGCCAGCCGGCCACCGCTCCGGCCCCCTTAACAGGCCGCGCCGACGCCGTCGCCGCTCCGACGCCGGTGATCGCGCGCCCGCCGGAGCCCACGCCGAAAACCCGCGGTGGCCGCCCCGGCGCGGTCACCGTGGTCGCGGCGGTGGTCGCCGTCGCGCTGGTCGGGGTGGCCGTGGTCGTCGGCATCAACCTGCTGGGCGGCAAGTCCCGCCCGCCGGCGGCCGGCACGCCCTCGCCGTCGGCGGCGGCGCCGGGCGGCGCGGTCGCGGCACCCCCGCCGGCGCCGGTCCCGTCGGCCGCGCCGACGATCACGCTCTCCACCCAGATCACCGACCAGTCCGGCGTGCTGGGGCCCGTCGAGCGCGCCGCGGTCGACCGGGCGCTGACCAGGCTCTACAACGGCCGCGGCACCCGGCTGTGGGTGGTGTACGTCAAGGACTTCGGCGGCCTGCGCTCGTTTCGGTGGGCCGAGAACGCCGTGCGCGCCAACGGGTTGGGCGACAGCGACGCCCTGCTGGCCATCGCCACCGACGAGCCGTCCTATTCGTTCCGGGTGCCCGGTGCGCTGGCCAACGGAACGGCCATCGACGTCGAGAAGATCCGCCGCGACCGCATCGGGCCGGCGGTCTACCACCGCGAGTGGGCCCGCGCCGCGATCGCCGCGGCCAACGGGCTCGAGGGAGTGCCGGGTTAA
- the hisI gene encoding phosphoribosyl-AMP cyclohydrolase, producing the protein MTLDPDIAARLKRNAEGLFTAVVQERGSGDVLMVAWMDDAALARTLETREATYYSRSRAQQWVKGATSGHTQHVHAVRLDCDGDAVLLTVDQVGGACHTGDHSCFDADLLLGPKG; encoded by the coding sequence ATGACGCTGGACCCGGACATCGCCGCACGCCTGAAACGCAACGCCGAGGGTCTGTTCACCGCCGTCGTGCAGGAGCGGGGCAGCGGCGACGTGCTGATGGTCGCCTGGATGGACGACGCGGCGCTGGCGCGCACCCTGGAAACCCGTGAGGCGACCTACTATTCGCGCTCCCGCGCCCAGCAGTGGGTCAAGGGCGCGACTTCGGGCCACACGCAGCACGTGCATGCGGTGCGGCTGGACTGCGACGGTGACGCCGTGCTGCTGACGGTCGACCAGGTGGGCGGCGCCTGCCACACCGGCGACCACAGTTGTTTCGACGCCGACCTGCTGCTGGGGCCGAAGGGTTAA
- the hisF gene encoding imidazole glycerol phosphate synthase subunit HisF — protein sequence MGPSTSAGGLAVRVIPCLDVDAGRVVKGVNFENLRDAGDPVELAAVYDAEGADELTFLDVTASSSGRATMLDVVRRTAEQVFIPLTVGGGVRTVEDVDTLLRAGADKVSVNTAAIARPDLLEEMARQFGSQCIVLSVDARTVPSGSVPTPSGWEVTTHGGRRGTGIDAVEWASRGADLGVGEILLNSMDADGTKAGFDLAMLRAVRSAVTVPVIASGGAGAAEHFAPAVAAGADAVLAASVFHFRELTIGQVKAAMAAAGVVVR from the coding sequence ATGGGCCCGTCAACGTCCGCCGGTGGCCTTGCCGTGCGGGTCATCCCCTGCCTGGACGTCGACGCCGGGCGGGTCGTCAAGGGGGTCAACTTCGAGAACCTGCGCGACGCCGGCGATCCGGTGGAGCTGGCGGCCGTCTACGACGCCGAAGGCGCCGACGAGCTGACCTTCCTGGACGTGACCGCGTCGTCGTCGGGCAGGGCGACCATGCTCGACGTGGTGCGCCGCACCGCCGAGCAGGTGTTCATTCCGCTGACCGTCGGCGGCGGGGTGCGTACGGTGGAGGACGTCGACACCCTGCTGCGTGCGGGGGCCGACAAGGTCTCGGTCAACACCGCCGCGATCGCCCGGCCCGACCTACTCGAAGAGATGGCGAGGCAGTTCGGCTCGCAGTGCATTGTGTTGTCCGTCGACGCGCGCACGGTGCCGTCGGGGTCGGTGCCCACCCCGTCGGGCTGGGAGGTCACCACCCACGGGGGCCGCCGCGGCACCGGCATCGACGCCGTCGAGTGGGCGTCGCGCGGGGCCGACCTCGGCGTGGGGGAGATCCTGCTGAACTCGATGGACGCCGACGGCACCAAGGCCGGGTTCGACCTAGCGATGCTGCGCGCGGTGCGCTCGGCGGTCACGGTCCCGGTGATCGCCAGCGGCGGTGCCGGCGCGGCCGAGCATTTCGCGCCCGCGGTCGCGGCCGGCGCGGATGCGGTGTTGGCGGCCAGCGTCTTTCATTTCCGTGAACTCACGATCGGGCAGGTCAAGGCGGCCATGGCCGCAGCGGGGGTGGTCGTGCGATGA
- a CDS encoding inositol monophosphatase family protein, with protein MDVNALVAQASVILDAAVPRFLGGHRAHSAVAKKGNDFATEIDLAIERQVVDALVEATGIGVHGEEFGGTDVDEPWVWVLDPIDGTFNYAAGSPMAAILLALLHHGDPVAGLTWLPFVDERYTAVAGGPLLKNGVPQPSLADTKLVDSLVGVGTFSVDARGRFPGRYRMAVLENLSRVSSRLRMHGSTGIDLVYVADGILGGAISFGDHIWDHAAGVALVRAAGGIVTNLAGEAWTPAARSVLAAAPGVHGEILEILRATGEPEDY; from the coding sequence ATGGACGTCAACGCGTTGGTCGCCCAGGCGTCGGTGATCCTGGACGCGGCCGTGCCCCGGTTCCTGGGCGGCCACCGGGCCCATTCGGCGGTTGCCAAGAAGGGCAACGACTTCGCCACCGAGATCGACCTGGCGATCGAGCGGCAGGTGGTCGACGCTCTGGTCGAGGCCACCGGCATCGGCGTGCACGGCGAGGAGTTCGGCGGCACCGACGTCGACGAGCCGTGGGTGTGGGTGCTGGACCCGATCGACGGCACCTTCAACTACGCCGCCGGGTCACCGATGGCCGCGATCCTGCTGGCCCTACTGCACCACGGGGACCCGGTGGCGGGCCTGACCTGGCTGCCGTTCGTCGACGAGCGCTATACCGCCGTTGCCGGGGGCCCGTTGCTGAAAAACGGTGTGCCGCAGCCGTCGCTGGCCGACACGAAACTGGTCGACAGCCTCGTCGGGGTCGGTACGTTCAGCGTCGACGCGCGGGGGCGTTTCCCCGGACGGTATCGGATGGCCGTGCTGGAGAACCTCAGCCGGGTGTCGTCACGGCTGCGCATGCACGGATCCACCGGCATCGACCTCGTCTACGTCGCCGACGGGATCCTCGGCGGGGCGATAAGTTTCGGGGACCACATCTGGGACCACGCCGCCGGCGTTGCACTGGTGCGGGCCGCCGGTGGCATCGTCACCAACCTCGCCGGTGAGGCGTGGACACCCGCGGCGCGGTCGGTGCTGGCCGCGGCACCCGGCGTGCACGGCGAGATTCTCGAGATCCTGCGCGCCACCGGCGAACCCGAGGACTACTGA
- the priA gene encoding bifunctional 1-(5-phosphoribosyl)-5-((5-phosphoribosylamino)methylideneamino)imidazole-4-carboxamide isomerase/phosphoribosylanthranilate isomerase PriA, which translates to MPLILLPAVDVVDGRAVRLVQGKAGSETEYGSALDAALTWQRDGAEWIHLVDLDAAFGRGSNRELLAEVVGKLDVRVELSGGIRDDDSLAAALATGCARVNLGTAALENPQWCARAIAEHGDRVAVGLDVQIDDGRHRLRGRGWETDGGDLWEVLERLDGEGCSRYVVTDVTKDGTLGGPNLDLLARVAERTDAPVIASGGVSSLDDLRAISTLVGHGVEGAIVGKALYAGRFTLPRALAAVRG; encoded by the coding sequence ATGCCGCTGATTTTGTTACCCGCCGTCGACGTGGTCGACGGCCGCGCCGTCCGCCTGGTGCAGGGCAAGGCGGGCAGCGAGACCGAGTACGGCTCGGCGCTGGACGCCGCGCTGACCTGGCAGCGCGACGGCGCCGAATGGATCCACCTGGTGGACCTGGACGCCGCGTTCGGTCGCGGCTCCAACCGCGAGTTGCTCGCCGAGGTGGTGGGCAAGCTCGACGTGCGGGTGGAGCTCTCGGGCGGCATCCGCGACGACGACTCCCTGGCCGCGGCGCTGGCCACCGGCTGCGCCCGGGTGAATCTGGGCACCGCGGCGCTGGAGAACCCGCAGTGGTGCGCCCGCGCGATCGCCGAGCACGGCGACAGGGTGGCCGTCGGGCTGGACGTCCAGATCGACGACGGACGGCACCGGCTGCGCGGGCGCGGCTGGGAGACCGACGGCGGCGACCTGTGGGAGGTGCTGGAACGCCTCGACGGCGAAGGCTGTTCGCGCTACGTCGTCACCGATGTCACCAAGGACGGCACGCTGGGCGGACCCAACCTGGACCTGCTGGCCCGCGTCGCCGAGCGCACCGACGCTCCGGTGATCGCCTCCGGCGGGGTGTCCAGCCTCGACGACCTGCGCGCGATCTCCACCCTGGTCGGCCACGGCGTCGAGGGCGCCATCGTGGGCAAGGCCCTCTACGCCGGGCGGTTCACCCTGCCGCGGGCGCTGGCCGCGGTGCGGGGATAG
- the hisH gene encoding imidazole glycerol phosphate synthase subunit HisH encodes MTKPSVVVLDYGSGNLRSAQRALQRVGASVEVTSDAVAAAAADGLVVPGVGAFEACMNGLGRIGGQNIIAERVAAGRPVLGVCVGMQILFARGIEFGVQTQGCGQWPGEVTRLRAPVIPHMGWNVVDAAPGSVLFKGLDADTRFYFVHSYAAQRWEGTREAMLTWATHRVPFLAAVEDGALSATQFHPEKSGDAGAVVLSNWVEGL; translated from the coding sequence GTGACAAAACCATCGGTGGTGGTCCTGGACTACGGCTCGGGCAACCTGCGGTCGGCGCAGCGTGCGCTGCAGCGGGTCGGGGCGTCGGTCGAGGTGACCTCCGACGCCGTGGCCGCCGCCGCCGCCGATGGGCTGGTGGTGCCCGGCGTCGGCGCCTTCGAGGCGTGCATGAACGGCCTGGGCAGGATCGGCGGCCAGAACATCATCGCCGAGCGGGTCGCCGCCGGCCGTCCGGTGCTGGGGGTGTGCGTCGGCATGCAGATCCTGTTCGCCCGCGGCATCGAGTTCGGGGTGCAGACCCAAGGCTGCGGGCAATGGCCGGGGGAGGTGACCCGGCTGCGCGCCCCGGTGATCCCGCACATGGGGTGGAACGTGGTGGACGCCGCGCCGGGCAGTGTGCTGTTCAAGGGCCTGGACGCCGACACCCGGTTCTACTTCGTGCACTCCTACGCCGCGCAGCGCTGGGAGGGTACGCGCGAGGCGATGCTGACCTGGGCGACCCACCGGGTGCCCTTTCTGGCCGCGGTCGAGGACGGTGCGCTCTCGGCCACCCAGTTTCATCCCGAGAAGAGCGGGGACGCCGGTGCGGTCGTGCTGAGCAATTGGGTCGAGGGGTTGTAG
- the hisB gene encoding imidazoleglycerol-phosphate dehydratase HisB — protein MTATVTRRARIERRTRESDIVIELDLDGTGQVHVDTGVPFYDHMLTALGSHASFDLTVRTKGDVEIEGHHTIEDTAIALGLALREALGDKKGIRRFGDAFIPMDETLAHAAVDVSGRPYCVHTGEPDHLLRTTIAGSSVPYHTVANRHVFESLAANARIALHVRVLYGRDPHHITEAQYKAVARALRQAVEPDPRVSGVPSTKGVL, from the coding sequence GTGACCGCGACCGTAACCCGCCGCGCGCGCATCGAGCGTCGCACCCGCGAGTCCGACATCGTCATCGAACTGGACCTCGACGGCACGGGTCAGGTCCACGTCGACACCGGTGTCCCGTTCTACGACCACATGCTCACGGCGCTGGGCAGCCACGCCAGCTTCGACCTGACCGTGCGCACCAAGGGCGACGTCGAGATCGAGGGGCACCACACCATCGAGGACACCGCGATCGCGCTTGGCCTGGCACTGCGGGAGGCGCTCGGCGACAAGAAGGGCATCCGCCGCTTCGGGGACGCGTTCATCCCGATGGACGAGACGCTGGCCCACGCCGCGGTCGACGTGTCAGGGCGGCCCTACTGCGTGCACACCGGGGAGCCGGATCACCTGTTGCGCACCACCATTGCGGGTAGCTCGGTGCCCTACCACACCGTCGCCAACCGGCACGTGTTCGAGTCGCTGGCCGCCAATGCCCGCATCGCGTTGCACGTCCGGGTCCTCTACGGGCGCGACCCGCACCACATCACCGAGGCGCAGTACAAGGCCGTGGCCCGAGCGTTGCGTCAGGCCGTCGAGCCCGATCCCCGGGTGTCGGGTGTGCCGTCCACCAAAGGCGTTCTGTGA